One Vigna unguiculata cultivar IT97K-499-35 chromosome 11, ASM411807v1, whole genome shotgun sequence DNA window includes the following coding sequences:
- the LOC114169488 gene encoding protein argonaute 6 isoform X1, whose amino-acid sequence MTEVVPGTEEAAEPPASPQPSPDVPHNMETEQFTPTEYSIMSRNGVGTVGEQISLLVNLFKVSVNAPDTLFFQYSVAITLEDKRAVESKVIGRKVVNRLYQIYSSELGGKRFAYDGGKTLYTAGPLPLNKYEFKVLLEESFRKRRSAGADGSLCEESKRSKHSSQLKAFMVEISFSAKIPMQSIAVALKGVDSDANSEDALRVLDTVLRQRAADRGCLLVRQSFFHDDPRNFTDVGAGVTAVLGFHSSFRSTQRGLTLNMDVSTTMIIKPGPVIDFLLSNQQVREPRYIDWEKAKKVLKNLRVQATHRNLEFKISGLSEKPCNQQLFSMKVKNDKGNNEGQTVEITVYEYFVKHCGIDLPSSIYFPCLDVGKPNRPNYLPLELCSLVSLQRYTKALSPVQRASLVEKSRQKPQDRIKILKNSVGKYCYDDDPVLAACGISVDKQLALVEGRVLEAPKLKVGQNDVCIPCNGRWNFNKKTLLQPSHIDYWAVVNFSARCDTSYISRELIRCGMSKGINIERPYSLIEEEPQLRKSNPVARVERMFDLLKSKLNREPKLILCVLPERKNCDIYGPWKKKCLSEIGVVTQCISPVKITDQYLNNILLKINSKLGGINSLLAMEHSGHLPLIKDTPTMILGMDVSHRGQLDIPSVAAVVGSRCWPLISRYRASVRMQASKVEMIDALYKPLENGGDDGIIRELLLDFYDSSNSRKPTQFIVFRDGVSESQFQQVLTVELNQIIKAYQRLGEDDVPKFTVIVAQKNHHTRLFQSNSPENVPPGTVVDTTITHPRNYDFYMCAHAGMMGTSRPVHYHVLLDEIGFSADELQNLIHSLSYVNQRSTTATSVVAPICYAHHAAAQIGRFLDVNDLSETGLSSTPEFPRLHKNIRSSMFFC is encoded by the exons ATGACAGAGGTTGTTCCTGGAACTGAAGAGGCTGCTGAACCTCCAGCATCACCTCAACCATCTCCTGATGTGCCACATAATATGGAAACAGAACAATTTACTCCTACAGAGTACTCTATTATGAGTAGGAATGGAGTTGGGACCGTAGGAGAACAGATATCTTTACTTGTGAATCTCTTTAAAGTTTCTGTTAATGCTCCGGACACACTGTTTTTCCAGTATAGT GTTGCTATTACTTTAGAAGATAAGCGAGCAGTTGAAAGCAAGGTCATTGGGAGAAAAGTGGTTAACAGGCTTTACCAAATATACTCTTCTGAACTTGGTGGCAAAAGGTTTGCCTATGATGGGGGAAAAACTTTGTACACAGCAGGTCCTCTGCCGCTAAATAAGTATGAGTTCAAAGTGCTTTTGGAGGAATCATTTAGAAAACG CCGTAGTGCTGGTGCTGATGGAAGCCTTTGCGAGGAAAGTAAAAGGTCAAAACATTCTTCTCAGCTAAAGGCATTCATGGTGGAGATAAGTTTTTCTGCAAAAATACCCATGCAGTCCATTGCTGTTGCTCTCAAAGGGGTTGACTCAGATGCCAATTCTGAAGATGCGTTGAGGGTGCTTGATACTGTACTGAGGCAGCGTGCAGCTGACCG TGGGTGTCTTTTGGTAAGGCAGTCCTTTTTTCATGATGACCCAAGAAATTTCACTGATGTTGGGGCTGGTGTAACAGCAGTCTTGGGTTTTCATTCGAGTTTTCGTTCCACACAGCGAGGATTGACTCTAAATATGG aCGTGTCAACAACTATGATCATAAAACCTGGTCCTGTAATTGATTTTCTGTTATCAAATCAGCAAGTGAGGGAACCCCGTTATATTGACTGGGAAAAG GCCAAAAAGGTGCTTAAAAATTTGAGGGTACAAGCAACTCATCGAAACCTGGAATTTAAAATTTCTGGCTTGAGTGAGAAACCATGCAATCAACAACT TTTTAGTATGAAGGTTAAAAATGACAAAGGCAATAATGAAGGACAGACTGTGGAGATTACTGTATATGAATATTTTGTCAAACATTGTGGCATTGATCTGCCTTCATCTATATATTTTCCATGTCTTGATGTTGGAAAACCAAATCGGCCCAACTATCTTCCTTTGGAG CTATGTTCACTTGTGTCCCTCCAACGGTATACAAAGGCACTCTCTCCAGTGCAAAGAGCATCTTTAGTTGAGAAATCACGCCAAAAGCCTCAAGATAGAATCAAAATTCTGAAAAAT tcTGTAGGAAAATATTGCTACGATGATGATCCTGTTCTTGCTGCATGTGGCATTTCTGTTGATAAACAATTGGCTCTTGTTGAAGGTCGTGTTCTTGAGGCACCAAAG TTGAAGGTTGGCCAGAATGATGTTTGCATCCCATGTAATGGAAGGTGGAATTTTAATAAGAAG ACACTTCTACAACCATCGCATATTGATTATTGGGCTGTTGTCAACTTTTCTGCAAGATGTGATACTAGTTACATATCAAGGGAGCTGATCAGATGTGGAATGAGCAAGGGCATT AACATTGAACGGCCATATTCTTTGATAGAGGAGGAACCACAGTTGAGAAAATCTAACCCTGTTGCAAGGGTTGAAAGAATGTTTGACCTGCtgaaatcaaaactaaataGAGAACCAAAGTTGATTCTTTGCGTCTTACCAGAGAGGAAAAATTGTGATATATATG GGCCTTGGAAAAAGAAGTGTCTGAGTGAAATCGGTGTTGTTACACAGTGCATTTCCCCTGTCAAGATCACTGATCAATACCTTAATAACATACTTCTTAAAATCAATTCTAAG CTTGGAGGAATAAATTCTCTGTTGGCAATGGAGCATTCTGGCCATCTTCCCTTAATTAAAGATACCCCAACAATGATTTTGGGGATGGATGTCTCTCACAGAGGTCAATTAGATATTCCATCAGTTGCAGCT GTTGTTGGATCTCGATGTTGGCCACTGATTTCAAGGTATAGAGCGTCTGTGAGAATGCAGGCATCTAAGGTAGAGATGATTGATGCTCTATACAAGCCACTAGAAAATGGGGGTGACGATGGTATTATCAG GGAATTGCTGCTAGATTTCTATGATTCAAGTAACAGCCGCAAGCCAACTCAATTTATTGTCTTCAG GGATGGAGTCAGTGAATCACAATTTCAACAAGTTTTGACTGTGGAGCTTAACCAGATAATAAAG GCCTATCAACGTCTGGGTGAGGATGATGTTCCCAAATTCACCGTGATAGTGGCGCAGAAAAATCATCATACTAGGCTGTTTCAGTCTAATAGTCCGGAAAATGTTCCTCCAG GGACTGTTGTGGACACAACAATCACGCATCCAAGAAATTATGATTTTTACATGTGTGCTCATGCGGGGATGATG GGAACATCTAGGCCTGTACATTATCATGTGCTGCTTGATGAGATTGGTTTCTCGGCAGATGAGTTACAAAATTTGATCCATTCGCTGTCCTATGT GAACCAAAGAAGCACGACTGCAACCTCAGTTG TGGCACCCATATGCTATGCTCACCATGCTGCGGCTCAGATTGGACGATTTTTGGATGTTAATGATTTATCAGAAACTGGGTTAAGTTCTACTCCAGAGTTTCCAAGATTGCATAAGAATATCAGGAGTTCTATGTTCTTCTGTTGA
- the LOC114169488 gene encoding protein argonaute 6 isoform X2, translating into MTEVVPGTEEAAEPPASPQPSPDVPHNMETEQFTPTEYSIMSRNGVGTVGEQISLLVNLFKVSVNAPDTLFFQYSVAITLEDKRAVESKVIGRKVVNRLYQIYSSELGGKRFAYDGGKTLYTAGPLPLNKYEFKVLLEESFRKRAGADGSLCEESKRSKHSSQLKAFMVEISFSAKIPMQSIAVALKGVDSDANSEDALRVLDTVLRQRAADRGCLLVRQSFFHDDPRNFTDVGAGVTAVLGFHSSFRSTQRGLTLNMDVSTTMIIKPGPVIDFLLSNQQVREPRYIDWEKAKKVLKNLRVQATHRNLEFKISGLSEKPCNQQLFSMKVKNDKGNNEGQTVEITVYEYFVKHCGIDLPSSIYFPCLDVGKPNRPNYLPLELCSLVSLQRYTKALSPVQRASLVEKSRQKPQDRIKILKNSVGKYCYDDDPVLAACGISVDKQLALVEGRVLEAPKLKVGQNDVCIPCNGRWNFNKKTLLQPSHIDYWAVVNFSARCDTSYISRELIRCGMSKGINIERPYSLIEEEPQLRKSNPVARVERMFDLLKSKLNREPKLILCVLPERKNCDIYGPWKKKCLSEIGVVTQCISPVKITDQYLNNILLKINSKLGGINSLLAMEHSGHLPLIKDTPTMILGMDVSHRGQLDIPSVAAVVGSRCWPLISRYRASVRMQASKVEMIDALYKPLENGGDDGIIRELLLDFYDSSNSRKPTQFIVFRDGVSESQFQQVLTVELNQIIKAYQRLGEDDVPKFTVIVAQKNHHTRLFQSNSPENVPPGTVVDTTITHPRNYDFYMCAHAGMMGTSRPVHYHVLLDEIGFSADELQNLIHSLSYVNQRSTTATSVVAPICYAHHAAAQIGRFLDVNDLSETGLSSTPEFPRLHKNIRSSMFFC; encoded by the exons ATGACAGAGGTTGTTCCTGGAACTGAAGAGGCTGCTGAACCTCCAGCATCACCTCAACCATCTCCTGATGTGCCACATAATATGGAAACAGAACAATTTACTCCTACAGAGTACTCTATTATGAGTAGGAATGGAGTTGGGACCGTAGGAGAACAGATATCTTTACTTGTGAATCTCTTTAAAGTTTCTGTTAATGCTCCGGACACACTGTTTTTCCAGTATAGT GTTGCTATTACTTTAGAAGATAAGCGAGCAGTTGAAAGCAAGGTCATTGGGAGAAAAGTGGTTAACAGGCTTTACCAAATATACTCTTCTGAACTTGGTGGCAAAAGGTTTGCCTATGATGGGGGAAAAACTTTGTACACAGCAGGTCCTCTGCCGCTAAATAAGTATGAGTTCAAAGTGCTTTTGGAGGAATCATTTAGAAAACG TGCTGGTGCTGATGGAAGCCTTTGCGAGGAAAGTAAAAGGTCAAAACATTCTTCTCAGCTAAAGGCATTCATGGTGGAGATAAGTTTTTCTGCAAAAATACCCATGCAGTCCATTGCTGTTGCTCTCAAAGGGGTTGACTCAGATGCCAATTCTGAAGATGCGTTGAGGGTGCTTGATACTGTACTGAGGCAGCGTGCAGCTGACCG TGGGTGTCTTTTGGTAAGGCAGTCCTTTTTTCATGATGACCCAAGAAATTTCACTGATGTTGGGGCTGGTGTAACAGCAGTCTTGGGTTTTCATTCGAGTTTTCGTTCCACACAGCGAGGATTGACTCTAAATATGG aCGTGTCAACAACTATGATCATAAAACCTGGTCCTGTAATTGATTTTCTGTTATCAAATCAGCAAGTGAGGGAACCCCGTTATATTGACTGGGAAAAG GCCAAAAAGGTGCTTAAAAATTTGAGGGTACAAGCAACTCATCGAAACCTGGAATTTAAAATTTCTGGCTTGAGTGAGAAACCATGCAATCAACAACT TTTTAGTATGAAGGTTAAAAATGACAAAGGCAATAATGAAGGACAGACTGTGGAGATTACTGTATATGAATATTTTGTCAAACATTGTGGCATTGATCTGCCTTCATCTATATATTTTCCATGTCTTGATGTTGGAAAACCAAATCGGCCCAACTATCTTCCTTTGGAG CTATGTTCACTTGTGTCCCTCCAACGGTATACAAAGGCACTCTCTCCAGTGCAAAGAGCATCTTTAGTTGAGAAATCACGCCAAAAGCCTCAAGATAGAATCAAAATTCTGAAAAAT tcTGTAGGAAAATATTGCTACGATGATGATCCTGTTCTTGCTGCATGTGGCATTTCTGTTGATAAACAATTGGCTCTTGTTGAAGGTCGTGTTCTTGAGGCACCAAAG TTGAAGGTTGGCCAGAATGATGTTTGCATCCCATGTAATGGAAGGTGGAATTTTAATAAGAAG ACACTTCTACAACCATCGCATATTGATTATTGGGCTGTTGTCAACTTTTCTGCAAGATGTGATACTAGTTACATATCAAGGGAGCTGATCAGATGTGGAATGAGCAAGGGCATT AACATTGAACGGCCATATTCTTTGATAGAGGAGGAACCACAGTTGAGAAAATCTAACCCTGTTGCAAGGGTTGAAAGAATGTTTGACCTGCtgaaatcaaaactaaataGAGAACCAAAGTTGATTCTTTGCGTCTTACCAGAGAGGAAAAATTGTGATATATATG GGCCTTGGAAAAAGAAGTGTCTGAGTGAAATCGGTGTTGTTACACAGTGCATTTCCCCTGTCAAGATCACTGATCAATACCTTAATAACATACTTCTTAAAATCAATTCTAAG CTTGGAGGAATAAATTCTCTGTTGGCAATGGAGCATTCTGGCCATCTTCCCTTAATTAAAGATACCCCAACAATGATTTTGGGGATGGATGTCTCTCACAGAGGTCAATTAGATATTCCATCAGTTGCAGCT GTTGTTGGATCTCGATGTTGGCCACTGATTTCAAGGTATAGAGCGTCTGTGAGAATGCAGGCATCTAAGGTAGAGATGATTGATGCTCTATACAAGCCACTAGAAAATGGGGGTGACGATGGTATTATCAG GGAATTGCTGCTAGATTTCTATGATTCAAGTAACAGCCGCAAGCCAACTCAATTTATTGTCTTCAG GGATGGAGTCAGTGAATCACAATTTCAACAAGTTTTGACTGTGGAGCTTAACCAGATAATAAAG GCCTATCAACGTCTGGGTGAGGATGATGTTCCCAAATTCACCGTGATAGTGGCGCAGAAAAATCATCATACTAGGCTGTTTCAGTCTAATAGTCCGGAAAATGTTCCTCCAG GGACTGTTGTGGACACAACAATCACGCATCCAAGAAATTATGATTTTTACATGTGTGCTCATGCGGGGATGATG GGAACATCTAGGCCTGTACATTATCATGTGCTGCTTGATGAGATTGGTTTCTCGGCAGATGAGTTACAAAATTTGATCCATTCGCTGTCCTATGT GAACCAAAGAAGCACGACTGCAACCTCAGTTG TGGCACCCATATGCTATGCTCACCATGCTGCGGCTCAGATTGGACGATTTTTGGATGTTAATGATTTATCAGAAACTGGGTTAAGTTCTACTCCAGAGTTTCCAAGATTGCATAAGAATATCAGGAGTTCTATGTTCTTCTGTTGA
- the LOC114169488 gene encoding protein argonaute 16 isoform X3 produces MVEISFSAKIPMQSIAVALKGVDSDANSEDALRVLDTVLRQRAADRGCLLVRQSFFHDDPRNFTDVGAGVTAVLGFHSSFRSTQRGLTLNMDVSTTMIIKPGPVIDFLLSNQQVREPRYIDWEKAKKVLKNLRVQATHRNLEFKISGLSEKPCNQQLFSMKVKNDKGNNEGQTVEITVYEYFVKHCGIDLPSSIYFPCLDVGKPNRPNYLPLELCSLVSLQRYTKALSPVQRASLVEKSRQKPQDRIKILKNSVGKYCYDDDPVLAACGISVDKQLALVEGRVLEAPKLKVGQNDVCIPCNGRWNFNKKTLLQPSHIDYWAVVNFSARCDTSYISRELIRCGMSKGINIERPYSLIEEEPQLRKSNPVARVERMFDLLKSKLNREPKLILCVLPERKNCDIYGPWKKKCLSEIGVVTQCISPVKITDQYLNNILLKINSKLGGINSLLAMEHSGHLPLIKDTPTMILGMDVSHRGQLDIPSVAAVVGSRCWPLISRYRASVRMQASKVEMIDALYKPLENGGDDGIIRELLLDFYDSSNSRKPTQFIVFRDGVSESQFQQVLTVELNQIIKAYQRLGEDDVPKFTVIVAQKNHHTRLFQSNSPENVPPGTVVDTTITHPRNYDFYMCAHAGMMGTSRPVHYHVLLDEIGFSADELQNLIHSLSYVNQRSTTATSVVAPICYAHHAAAQIGRFLDVNDLSETGLSSTPEFPRLHKNIRSSMFFC; encoded by the exons ATGGTGGAGATAAGTTTTTCTGCAAAAATACCCATGCAGTCCATTGCTGTTGCTCTCAAAGGGGTTGACTCAGATGCCAATTCTGAAGATGCGTTGAGGGTGCTTGATACTGTACTGAGGCAGCGTGCAGCTGACCG TGGGTGTCTTTTGGTAAGGCAGTCCTTTTTTCATGATGACCCAAGAAATTTCACTGATGTTGGGGCTGGTGTAACAGCAGTCTTGGGTTTTCATTCGAGTTTTCGTTCCACACAGCGAGGATTGACTCTAAATATGG aCGTGTCAACAACTATGATCATAAAACCTGGTCCTGTAATTGATTTTCTGTTATCAAATCAGCAAGTGAGGGAACCCCGTTATATTGACTGGGAAAAG GCCAAAAAGGTGCTTAAAAATTTGAGGGTACAAGCAACTCATCGAAACCTGGAATTTAAAATTTCTGGCTTGAGTGAGAAACCATGCAATCAACAACT TTTTAGTATGAAGGTTAAAAATGACAAAGGCAATAATGAAGGACAGACTGTGGAGATTACTGTATATGAATATTTTGTCAAACATTGTGGCATTGATCTGCCTTCATCTATATATTTTCCATGTCTTGATGTTGGAAAACCAAATCGGCCCAACTATCTTCCTTTGGAG CTATGTTCACTTGTGTCCCTCCAACGGTATACAAAGGCACTCTCTCCAGTGCAAAGAGCATCTTTAGTTGAGAAATCACGCCAAAAGCCTCAAGATAGAATCAAAATTCTGAAAAAT tcTGTAGGAAAATATTGCTACGATGATGATCCTGTTCTTGCTGCATGTGGCATTTCTGTTGATAAACAATTGGCTCTTGTTGAAGGTCGTGTTCTTGAGGCACCAAAG TTGAAGGTTGGCCAGAATGATGTTTGCATCCCATGTAATGGAAGGTGGAATTTTAATAAGAAG ACACTTCTACAACCATCGCATATTGATTATTGGGCTGTTGTCAACTTTTCTGCAAGATGTGATACTAGTTACATATCAAGGGAGCTGATCAGATGTGGAATGAGCAAGGGCATT AACATTGAACGGCCATATTCTTTGATAGAGGAGGAACCACAGTTGAGAAAATCTAACCCTGTTGCAAGGGTTGAAAGAATGTTTGACCTGCtgaaatcaaaactaaataGAGAACCAAAGTTGATTCTTTGCGTCTTACCAGAGAGGAAAAATTGTGATATATATG GGCCTTGGAAAAAGAAGTGTCTGAGTGAAATCGGTGTTGTTACACAGTGCATTTCCCCTGTCAAGATCACTGATCAATACCTTAATAACATACTTCTTAAAATCAATTCTAAG CTTGGAGGAATAAATTCTCTGTTGGCAATGGAGCATTCTGGCCATCTTCCCTTAATTAAAGATACCCCAACAATGATTTTGGGGATGGATGTCTCTCACAGAGGTCAATTAGATATTCCATCAGTTGCAGCT GTTGTTGGATCTCGATGTTGGCCACTGATTTCAAGGTATAGAGCGTCTGTGAGAATGCAGGCATCTAAGGTAGAGATGATTGATGCTCTATACAAGCCACTAGAAAATGGGGGTGACGATGGTATTATCAG GGAATTGCTGCTAGATTTCTATGATTCAAGTAACAGCCGCAAGCCAACTCAATTTATTGTCTTCAG GGATGGAGTCAGTGAATCACAATTTCAACAAGTTTTGACTGTGGAGCTTAACCAGATAATAAAG GCCTATCAACGTCTGGGTGAGGATGATGTTCCCAAATTCACCGTGATAGTGGCGCAGAAAAATCATCATACTAGGCTGTTTCAGTCTAATAGTCCGGAAAATGTTCCTCCAG GGACTGTTGTGGACACAACAATCACGCATCCAAGAAATTATGATTTTTACATGTGTGCTCATGCGGGGATGATG GGAACATCTAGGCCTGTACATTATCATGTGCTGCTTGATGAGATTGGTTTCTCGGCAGATGAGTTACAAAATTTGATCCATTCGCTGTCCTATGT GAACCAAAGAAGCACGACTGCAACCTCAGTTG TGGCACCCATATGCTATGCTCACCATGCTGCGGCTCAGATTGGACGATTTTTGGATGTTAATGATTTATCAGAAACTGGGTTAAGTTCTACTCCAGAGTTTCCAAGATTGCATAAGAATATCAGGAGTTCTATGTTCTTCTGTTGA